The Sinomicrobium kalidii genome contains a region encoding:
- a CDS encoding RagB/SusD family nutrient uptake outer membrane protein: MKTKINIYISVALLLVIISASCSDDFLEEKQNYGEYDDTFYQSEERVNWYINNVYYDYFQGYTSPLSILVGAYTSDYSGMTEEIGGIRDLINPTLTLMDADDASGYYGTKLENKVKNEPYHRIRDCNSLLEEIDVKGANLDEEFRNQAKGQMYYFRAIQYFDLMRIYGGIPIVTTVQEASVTDEEIKLPRASVTEVVEQIVADLDMAASLLPEDWGPADYGRFTKGAALAQKARVLLTYASPLFNKNWESNERWQMALQAGLEAESQLTADGYGLYGSSAKDWDEMFSLDNTFCSEAVTVQLLGSGNTSSYLNNSWEQNIRLSSQDGGGGQEVPKEMIDLFPMADGSRPTAANGYDEFLFFLDRDPRFYRTFAFSGSKWGYKEDTESAVWAYRWVDDSDNTYYSDNNQVSSPVFVRKMTNTEVTNESGFEYSGTDIFEYRYAELLLNIAECYAAMGDMANCSAYLGKVRNRVGIPSENNYGIGTLTDKYDAIEACLYERRVELAYEGKRFWDVQRWMLYNDDASAGNNTCVKLGVTPLNGTQRTGHYLQYNEVATSDDPLAGIREDIVVDPDAGNFEEQLQSLATIYSDNFEFEELPTPMDNVNGEQAQIDWKQNYYIMGLNSGVLTQNPWLEQTIGWRDASGGEGTFDYRE; this comes from the coding sequence ATGAAAACAAAGATCAATATATATATAAGTGTGGCACTGTTACTGGTTATCATCAGTGCTTCTTGTAGCGATGACTTTTTAGAAGAAAAGCAGAACTATGGTGAATATGACGATACATTTTACCAAAGTGAAGAACGTGTAAACTGGTATATCAATAATGTGTATTACGATTATTTTCAGGGATATACATCTCCGTTGTCCATTCTGGTCGGGGCTTATACAAGTGATTATTCCGGAATGACTGAAGAGATAGGAGGTATTCGTGACCTGATTAACCCGACCCTTACACTTATGGATGCAGACGATGCTTCCGGTTACTATGGAACCAAGCTGGAGAACAAGGTGAAAAACGAACCTTATCATAGGATAAGGGACTGTAATTCCCTACTGGAAGAGATCGATGTCAAAGGAGCCAATCTCGATGAAGAGTTTCGCAACCAGGCAAAAGGACAGATGTATTATTTCCGCGCTATTCAGTATTTTGATTTGATGCGTATTTACGGTGGAATTCCTATTGTAACCACGGTTCAGGAAGCATCAGTTACGGATGAAGAGATTAAATTACCCAGGGCAAGTGTTACAGAAGTAGTAGAACAGATAGTTGCAGATCTTGACATGGCAGCAAGCTTGTTACCCGAAGATTGGGGACCGGCAGATTACGGGCGTTTTACAAAAGGAGCGGCTTTGGCACAAAAGGCCAGGGTGTTGTTAACCTATGCCAGTCCGTTGTTTAATAAAAACTGGGAGAGTAATGAACGTTGGCAAATGGCCCTACAGGCTGGATTGGAAGCAGAAAGCCAGTTAACGGCAGACGGATATGGATTATACGGAAGTTCAGCCAAAGACTGGGATGAAATGTTTTCGCTCGATAATACTTTCTGCTCTGAAGCTGTTACGGTACAGCTATTGGGAAGCGGTAATACAAGCAGTTATTTAAATAATTCATGGGAACAGAATATTCGTTTAAGCAGTCAGGATGGCGGTGGAGGGCAGGAAGTCCCAAAAGAAATGATTGACTTGTTCCCTATGGCCGATGGTTCACGACCAACTGCAGCTAACGGGTATGATGAATTTCTTTTCTTTCTCGATCGCGATCCCCGATTTTACAGAACATTTGCTTTTTCAGGCAGCAAGTGGGGGTATAAAGAAGATACGGAGTCTGCCGTTTGGGCATACCGTTGGGTAGATGATAGCGACAATACCTATTATAGCGATAATAACCAGGTATCGAGCCCGGTATTTGTTCGTAAAATGACCAATACTGAAGTAACCAATGAGAGCGGTTTTGAGTATTCAGGGACCGATATTTTTGAATATCGATATGCAGAATTATTGCTAAATATTGCCGAGTGTTATGCAGCAATGGGAGATATGGCAAATTGTTCGGCCTATTTGGGAAAAGTCAGGAACCGAGTCGGTATCCCATCTGAGAATAATTACGGGATAGGTACATTAACAGATAAATATGACGCTATAGAGGCTTGTTTATATGAGCGTAGGGTAGAGCTTGCCTATGAAGGAAAACGCTTTTGGGATGTTCAGCGCTGGATGCTTTATAATGACGATGCCTCAGCCGGTAACAATACCTGTGTAAAACTGGGGGTAACACCGCTTAATGGGACACAGCGGACAGGACATTACTTGCAGTATAATGAAGTGGCTACGTCAGATGATCCTTTGGCAGGAATCCGTGAAGATATTGTTGTAGATCCCGATGCCGGTAACTTTGAAGAACAATTACAGTCATTGGCAACAATCTATAGCGATAATTTTGAATTTGAGGAGTTACCGACTCCCATGGATAATGTCAACGGAGAACAAGCCCAGATCGACTGGAAGCAAAACTATTATATAATGGGGCTGAATTCCGGTGTGTTAACTCAAAATCCCTGGCTTGAACAAACCATTGGGTGGAGAGATGCCAGTGGAGGCGAAGGAACTTTTGATTATCGCGAATAA
- a CDS encoding DUF3826 domain-containing protein, producing the protein MFGKNVKKWTGGVFLISCLLFLNVITAQKKHDEAYIKVTNERAAKIVETLGINDAEKQMRVRDIIAQQYRDLSTIQDGRDESVEAIGKSSESDMVKEKAIEKLRKKASKSIKRLHRKYIKKLSKELTPEQVTGVKDGMTYGVAPKTYNAFLDMLPDLTQTQKDTILKYLTEAREHAMDAGSSKEKHGWFGKYKGKINNYLSAEGYDLKKAGEEWQKRIRARKADNQ; encoded by the coding sequence ATGTTTGGGAAAAATGTAAAAAAGTGGACCGGGGGCGTGTTTTTGATAAGCTGTTTGCTGTTTTTAAACGTAATCACAGCCCAGAAAAAACACGATGAAGCCTATATAAAAGTCACTAATGAACGGGCAGCCAAAATCGTTGAGACCCTCGGGATAAACGATGCGGAAAAGCAGATGCGGGTAAGAGATATTATTGCACAACAATACAGGGACCTGAGTACAATTCAGGATGGAAGAGACGAGTCTGTTGAAGCCATAGGAAAGAGTTCCGAAAGCGATATGGTAAAAGAAAAAGCGATAGAAAAGCTAAGGAAAAAAGCTTCGAAATCCATTAAAAGACTGCATCGGAAATACATAAAAAAATTATCGAAGGAGTTAACTCCCGAACAGGTAACCGGGGTAAAGGACGGTATGACCTATGGAGTAGCACCCAAAACCTACAACGCTTTTCTCGACATGTTGCCCGACCTGACCCAAACGCAAAAAGACACGATCCTGAAATATCTTACCGAAGCCAGGGAACATGCCATGGACGCAGGATCGTCCAAAGAAAAGCACGGCTGGTTCGGAAAATACAAGGGTAAGATCAATAATTACCTCTCTGCAGAAGGTTATGACCTTAAAAAAGCAGGCGAGGAATGGCAAAAAAGAATAAGAGCAAGAAAAGCAGATAACCAGTAG
- a CDS encoding glycoside hydrolase family 140 protein produces the protein MNKKHSCTYPLLVALLIVTLLSCKREKKQEAATDNAETKEETRAITRLKISDNHRYFTTEDGKPFFWLGDTAWLLFNKLKREEADAYLEDRKEKGFNVIQVMTLHSLDAVNVYGDTALVKENVAEPVTTPGNRFENEKEYDFWDHVDYIVESAGKKGLYMALVPVWGSNVKSGKVSEEEAREYARFLAGRYKDRSNVIWLNGGDTFGNEYTEVWNTLGKTLKENNPEKLVTFHPRGRTQSSDWFHDESWMDFNMFQSGHRRYDQDDSEKGFGEDNWRYVEVDYNLDPVKPTLDGEPSYEGIPQGLHDTTQPFWKARDVRRYAYWSVFAGAAGFTYGHSSVMQMHRPVDEGSAYGNKKYWTDAIDDPGAGQMKYIRQLMLKYPYFERIPDQSLIAGQGEKYDYQTATRGEDYALVYTYNGRNITVNMGKIQGNEVEASWFDPRNGNTEKIGTFPNKGKQEFDPPGEKEEGNDWILILTSV, from the coding sequence ATGAATAAAAAACATAGCTGTACATATCCATTACTTGTAGCGCTGCTGATAGTAACCCTCTTGTCGTGCAAAAGAGAAAAAAAACAGGAAGCGGCAACAGACAATGCGGAAACAAAAGAAGAAACCAGGGCCATTACCCGGTTAAAGATCTCGGATAACCACCGCTATTTCACCACCGAAGACGGAAAACCCTTCTTCTGGCTGGGCGATACCGCCTGGCTGCTGTTCAACAAACTGAAGCGCGAAGAAGCCGACGCCTATCTCGAAGACCGTAAGGAAAAAGGGTTCAATGTCATACAGGTAATGACCTTACATTCCCTCGACGCCGTTAATGTATATGGCGATACCGCATTGGTAAAAGAAAATGTGGCGGAACCCGTAACCACGCCAGGAAACCGTTTTGAGAACGAAAAGGAATACGATTTCTGGGACCATGTGGACTACATTGTGGAAAGTGCCGGAAAGAAAGGGCTGTACATGGCCCTGGTGCCCGTCTGGGGTTCCAATGTGAAGTCCGGGAAGGTAAGCGAGGAAGAAGCCCGGGAATACGCCCGTTTCCTGGCCGGGCGCTATAAAGACCGGAGTAACGTCATCTGGCTCAACGGAGGCGATACCTTCGGCAATGAATATACCGAAGTGTGGAATACCCTCGGAAAGACCCTGAAAGAAAATAACCCGGAAAAACTGGTCACCTTCCATCCCCGGGGCCGGACACAGTCGTCCGACTGGTTTCACGACGAATCGTGGATGGATTTCAATATGTTCCAGTCCGGGCACAGGCGGTACGACCAGGACGACAGCGAAAAAGGCTTCGGAGAAGATAACTGGCGTTACGTGGAAGTCGATTACAACCTGGACCCTGTAAAACCCACGCTGGACGGCGAACCCTCCTATGAAGGCATCCCCCAGGGCCTGCACGACACCACCCAGCCCTTCTGGAAAGCCAGGGACGTCAGGCGGTATGCCTACTGGTCGGTGTTCGCCGGGGCGGCCGGGTTTACCTACGGGCACAGTTCCGTCATGCAGATGCACCGTCCGGTAGACGAGGGATCGGCCTACGGGAACAAAAAATACTGGACCGATGCCATTGACGATCCCGGTGCCGGGCAGATGAAATACATCAGACAGCTCATGCTGAAATACCCCTATTTCGAACGCATTCCCGATCAGTCACTCATAGCCGGTCAGGGTGAAAAATACGATTACCAGACAGCGACAAGAGGAGAGGACTACGCCCTGGTATACACCTATAACGGAAGAAATATCACGGTAAACATGGGAAAAATACAGGGCAATGAAGTGGAAGCCTCCTGGTTCGATCCCCGTAACGGAAATACGGAAAAGATAGGAACATTCCCGAACAAAGGAAAACAGGAATTCGATCCCCCCGGCGAAAAAGAAGAAGGAAACGACTGGATACTCATTTTAACCTCGGTTTAA
- a CDS encoding polysaccharide lyase gives MNLRIVSIVVCSVFTAFQARAQYPEIPDDEQARTDARMQAEEKRLVEKWEKEVFPVIKKERAAGKPYVVWGSHPGDFIKADIPAFPGAEGGGAFTSGGRGGKIYVVTSLKDSGPGTLREACEAGGARTVVFNISGIIRLKTPISVRAPYITIAGQTAPGDGVCVAGETFKVDTHDVIIRHMRFRRGETDVTRRDDALGGSPMGNIIIDHCSVSWGLDENMSMYRNMFRPNENSDRQKLPTANITIQNSISSEGLDTYNHAFGSTIGGMHSSFLRNLWADNVGRNPSIGMYGDFTFVNNVLFNWWNRSVDGGDYRSMYNIINNYYKPGPITPDDDVRHRILKPESGWLDPKTYGRAYISGNFVEGNPEVSRDNWNGGVQLGGSPEGEWKEHFAYMKQNRPFDVPFYTLMSAKEAYEYVLENAGATLPERDPVDKRIIRQVRTGKIEYSDRLETDTGKEYVKRRLPADSYKKGIIMNIEQVGGYPEYKGKPYKDSDGDGIPDKWEKKYGLDPDDPSDANGDINGDGYTNIEKYFNGIDPTEKVDWTDLKNNRDTLKDWSNGLLQ, from the coding sequence ATGAATTTAAGAATTGTTTCGATAGTAGTATGTTCTGTATTTACGGCTTTTCAGGCCCGTGCACAGTATCCCGAAATCCCCGATGATGAACAGGCAAGGACCGATGCCAGGATGCAGGCCGAAGAAAAGAGGCTGGTCGAAAAGTGGGAAAAGGAAGTATTCCCCGTCATCAAAAAGGAAAGGGCAGCAGGCAAACCCTATGTGGTCTGGGGGTCACATCCCGGCGATTTTATAAAAGCCGATATCCCGGCATTCCCCGGGGCCGAGGGCGGCGGGGCCTTTACGTCCGGCGGAAGGGGAGGTAAAATATACGTGGTGACCAGTTTAAAGGACAGCGGCCCGGGAACATTACGCGAGGCCTGCGAGGCCGGGGGAGCCCGGACCGTGGTTTTTAACATATCGGGAATTATCAGGCTGAAGACACCCATTAGCGTCAGGGCCCCTTATATCACCATAGCCGGACAGACCGCACCGGGAGACGGTGTATGTGTGGCCGGGGAGACCTTTAAGGTAGATACGCACGATGTCATCATCAGGCATATGCGCTTCAGAAGGGGAGAAACCGATGTTACCCGGAGAGACGATGCTCTCGGGGGAAGCCCGATGGGCAATATAATCATAGATCACTGCTCGGTAAGCTGGGGACTGGATGAAAACATGTCGATGTACAGGAACATGTTCAGGCCCAATGAGAACTCCGACCGGCAAAAACTTCCGACGGCCAATATTACCATTCAGAATTCGATCTCCTCGGAAGGACTGGATACCTACAATCACGCTTTCGGAAGCACCATCGGGGGAATGCACAGTTCGTTTCTCAGGAATTTGTGGGCCGATAATGTAGGCAGAAACCCCTCCATAGGAATGTATGGCGATTTCACCTTTGTCAATAATGTGCTGTTCAACTGGTGGAACCGCTCGGTAGACGGCGGGGATTACCGGTCCATGTACAACATTATCAATAACTATTACAAACCCGGCCCGATTACCCCGGACGATGATGTAAGACACCGTATCCTGAAACCCGAATCCGGCTGGCTGGACCCGAAAACCTATGGCCGCGCCTATATCAGCGGAAACTTTGTGGAAGGAAACCCCGAAGTGAGCCGGGACAACTGGAATGGCGGGGTACAGTTGGGCGGATCGCCGGAAGGCGAATGGAAAGAACACTTCGCCTATATGAAACAGAACCGTCCTTTCGATGTTCCTTTTTACACCCTCATGTCTGCCAAAGAGGCTTATGAATACGTGCTGGAAAATGCCGGGGCCACATTGCCCGAAAGAGATCCGGTAGACAAAAGGATAATCAGGCAGGTGCGTACCGGAAAAATCGAGTATTCCGACAGACTGGAAACGGACACCGGGAAAGAATATGTAAAAAGAAGGCTCCCCGCAGACTCCTATAAAAAAGGAATTATTATGAATATTGAGCAGGTAGGAGGGTATCCGGAATATAAAGGAAAACCCTATAAGGATTCCGACGGTGACGGCATACCCGACAAATGGGAGAAAAAATACGGCCTCGATCCCGACGATCCTTCCGATGCCAATGGCGATATCAATGGTGACGGATATACTAATATTGAAAAGTATTTCAACGGTATCGACCCGACCGAAAAAGTGGATTGGACAGACCTTAAAAACAACAGGGATACGTTGAAGGACTGGTCTAACGGATTGCTGCAATAA
- a CDS encoding polysaccharide lyase → MTRKKIALSSLFMVFFLAAFAQYPDLTEEDRAKEKRIKEEAYQHSDEAWEKAWPIVKKEAEEGKPYIPWAFRPDDLPQADIPAFPGAEGGGMYSFGGRGGKVLTVTNLNDSGPGSLRWACEQGGARIIVFNVAGIIKIKRPLIIRAPYLTIAGQTAPGDGVCIAGETVWIDTHDVVIRHMRFRRGETFVGRRDDAIGGNPVGNIIIDHVSASWGLDENMSIYRHMYEPGADYKAEKMPTVNITIQNSIFSEALDTYNHSFGSTLGGENCSFMRNLWANNAGRNPSIGWNGIFNFVNNIVFNWKHRTTDGGDYKAKYNIINNYYKPGPVTPLDQPVSHRILKPESGRSDLDTLVFGRAYVDGNIVEGNTRVTRDNWAGGIQIEGKDGELMPYEDAKEYFPYMKARSPLPMPWLKKIMPVKESYEYVLNNAGATLPKRDPVDERVVRTVRTGKPEYVKGLDPGSFYQFEHRRLPADSYKKGIITDIAQVGGYPEYKGKPYKDSDKDGMPDKWEKKYGLDPNDPSDANGDINGDGYTNIEKYINGIDPEKKVDWKDPENNRDTLAELKKGLARYKK, encoded by the coding sequence ATGACCCGGAAAAAAATTGCATTATCATCATTGTTTATGGTCTTTTTCCTTGCAGCCTTTGCCCAGTACCCGGATTTGACAGAAGAAGACAGGGCAAAAGAAAAAAGGATCAAGGAGGAAGCATACCAGCACTCTGATGAAGCCTGGGAAAAGGCCTGGCCCATAGTAAAAAAAGAGGCCGAAGAAGGTAAACCCTATATTCCGTGGGCCTTTCGTCCGGACGACCTGCCGCAGGCAGATATCCCGGCTTTTCCCGGGGCAGAAGGCGGAGGCATGTACAGCTTCGGGGGCCGCGGAGGAAAAGTGCTCACGGTGACCAATCTCAACGACAGCGGTCCCGGAAGCCTGCGATGGGCCTGTGAACAGGGAGGAGCCCGGATCATTGTCTTCAATGTGGCAGGGATCATTAAAATAAAACGCCCGCTCATTATCCGTGCACCTTACCTCACCATTGCCGGGCAGACTGCTCCCGGGGACGGGGTTTGCATAGCCGGTGAAACCGTGTGGATCGATACTCACGATGTGGTGATACGCCACATGCGTTTCCGCAGGGGAGAAACCTTTGTGGGCCGAAGGGACGATGCCATAGGAGGGAATCCGGTAGGAAATATTATTATAGACCACGTTTCTGCCAGTTGGGGCCTCGATGAGAACATGTCCATCTACCGCCATATGTACGAGCCCGGGGCCGACTACAAAGCGGAAAAAATGCCAACGGTGAACATCACCATTCAGAACAGTATCTTTTCCGAAGCCCTCGACACCTATAACCATTCCTTCGGAAGTACCCTGGGCGGTGAGAACTGCTCCTTTATGCGCAATTTATGGGCAAACAATGCCGGGCGTAACCCTTCCATCGGCTGGAACGGTATCTTTAATTTTGTGAACAACATAGTGTTCAACTGGAAACACCGCACTACCGACGGGGGAGATTACAAGGCCAAGTACAATATCATCAACAATTACTATAAACCCGGTCCCGTAACGCCCCTGGATCAACCGGTAAGTCACCGCATCTTAAAACCGGAATCCGGAAGAAGCGACCTGGATACTCTGGTGTTCGGAAGAGCTTATGTCGATGGCAATATCGTGGAAGGGAATACACGGGTAACCCGGGACAACTGGGCCGGAGGGATTCAGATAGAAGGCAAGGACGGTGAACTGATGCCCTATGAAGATGCAAAGGAGTATTTTCCCTACATGAAGGCGAGGTCCCCGCTTCCCATGCCCTGGCTGAAGAAAATAATGCCTGTAAAAGAATCCTATGAATACGTACTGAACAACGCAGGGGCAACACTCCCGAAAAGGGATCCTGTGGATGAACGTGTAGTGCGGACCGTAAGAACGGGAAAACCCGAATATGTAAAAGGGCTCGATCCCGGTTCCTTTTACCAGTTCGAACACAGAAGGCTCCCTGCCGATTCTTATAAAAAGGGCATCATAACAGATATTGCACAAGTTGGAGGGTATCCCGAATATAAGGGAAAACCATACAAGGATTCCGATAAGGACGGTATGCCCGATAAATGGGAGAAAAAATACGGGCTCGATCCGAATGACCCTTCCGACGCCAATGGTGATATCAATGGTGACGGGTATACCAATATAGAAAAATATATCAACGGAATTGATCCCGAAAAGAAAGTAGATTGGAAAGATCCCGAAAATAACAGGGATACACTGGCCGAATTAAAAAAAGGATTGGCCAGGTATAAAAAGTAA
- a CDS encoding DUF6298 domain-containing protein produces MGIQTKIKLRGWPVIFSSCFFICFTLCAQVKYPDIRKGENSKLIYTSDEKGNRVPDFSHCGYMASEVPIPDVPIKVVVPSREGDATARIQAALDYVGQLKPGKNGIKGAVLLDKGIYSVAGTLYMKHSGVILRGSGNSKGGTVLLGRGKTREPLIRIKGTDNRKYGDTLPVTDAYVPVNAVELNVAGGHKLKTGDRIVIRRQPTSRWIKALNMEEFGGETGWIGWKPESFDISWDREITEIKGNRVRFEVPLTMTLDFAYGPTEVIPYSWPGRIRQTGVENLQMVSEYDTGNKKDEDHRWFGVIIENAEDSWVRQVTFKHFAGGAVKLHATVKRITVEDCKSLEPVSETGGARRYTFYTEGQQTLFQRCYSEYGYHDFAVGGYGTAGPNAFVQCYARLPYNFSGAIGSWASGVLFDVVTIDGDALSLKNREQAGQGAGWGAANSVIWESSASKMECYSPPMSRNWAFGVWGQFSGNGYWKEVNSHISPRSLYYTQLEERLGALPFDPFLMELGTEPSTSPTPEQAEALTALAGKSPMELKEWIDRASFRNPIPAGHQKVKSIDDINRNTDHEQSPSPQKITIMNGRIVSNGKLVTGSRTDVPWWRGSLRKREVERARPHITRFVPGYTGLGYTDNLDEVVEYMKDRNIAAIEHNYGLWYERRRDDHERVRRIDDEVWPPFYEQPFARSGQGEAWDRLSKYDLTRYNHWYWSRLKTFADKAETEVRLLVHQQYFQHNILEAGAHWADSPWRPANNINNTGFPEPPPYAGDKRIFLAKQFYDTTHPVRKKLHKQYIRKGLENFAENTNVIHLTSAEYTGPLHFMQFWLDVIKHWEKETANNALIGLSATKDVQDAILKDPKRSKTVDIIDIRYWHYKEDGSAYAPEGGKHLAPRQHARKTDTGKETAEQVYRAVREYRLKYPGKAVIYSTHAAGRFGWAVLMAGGSLPAIPEIDLPEFYKALPGMQIADEKGEGPWRLEKPGERYLFCFREKDGVQLDLSNYKGKFEVYRINPDNGEIMEKNTIRGGETQQINALKTGQIVFVIKT; encoded by the coding sequence ATGGGAATACAAACAAAAATAAAACTTCGGGGATGGCCTGTCATTTTTTCATCCTGTTTTTTCATCTGTTTTACCCTATGTGCCCAGGTAAAATATCCGGATATCCGGAAAGGAGAAAATTCAAAGCTCATATACACTTCGGATGAAAAAGGCAATCGCGTCCCCGATTTTTCCCATTGCGGATATATGGCATCGGAAGTCCCCATACCCGATGTTCCCATAAAAGTGGTCGTGCCCTCCAGGGAAGGAGATGCCACGGCCAGGATACAGGCGGCACTGGACTATGTCGGGCAGCTTAAACCCGGAAAAAACGGCATAAAAGGAGCCGTTCTGCTCGATAAGGGAATTTACTCCGTAGCGGGAACACTCTATATGAAGCACTCCGGGGTGATCCTCAGGGGAAGCGGTAACAGCAAGGGAGGAACCGTACTGCTGGGCAGGGGAAAGACCAGGGAACCCCTGATAAGGATAAAAGGTACAGACAACCGCAAATATGGCGATACACTGCCCGTTACGGATGCCTATGTTCCCGTAAATGCCGTGGAATTAAATGTGGCAGGCGGACATAAGCTGAAAACGGGAGACAGAATAGTGATCCGGAGGCAACCCACTTCCCGGTGGATAAAAGCGCTGAACATGGAAGAATTCGGCGGGGAGACCGGCTGGATAGGCTGGAAACCGGAAAGCTTCGACATCAGCTGGGACAGGGAAATAACGGAGATTAAGGGTAACAGGGTACGATTTGAAGTTCCACTTACCATGACTTTGGATTTCGCTTATGGCCCCACGGAGGTGATTCCGTATTCATGGCCCGGTAGGATCAGGCAGACCGGGGTGGAAAACCTGCAAATGGTTTCCGAATACGACACCGGCAATAAAAAAGACGAAGACCACCGCTGGTTCGGTGTTATTATAGAAAATGCAGAAGATAGCTGGGTGAGACAGGTCACCTTCAAACATTTTGCGGGAGGAGCGGTAAAATTACATGCTACCGTAAAACGGATCACCGTAGAAGACTGTAAATCCCTCGAACCTGTTTCCGAAACAGGCGGTGCCCGGCGCTATACCTTTTATACCGAAGGGCAGCAAACGCTCTTCCAGCGCTGTTATTCCGAATACGGCTACCACGATTTTGCCGTGGGAGGCTACGGTACGGCCGGGCCCAATGCCTTTGTACAATGTTATGCCCGCCTGCCGTACAATTTCAGCGGAGCGATAGGCAGTTGGGCCTCCGGGGTATTGTTTGACGTGGTGACCATAGACGGCGATGCCCTGAGCCTGAAAAACCGGGAACAGGCCGGGCAGGGCGCCGGGTGGGGCGCTGCCAACAGCGTAATATGGGAAAGTTCCGCTTCCAAAATGGAATGCTACAGCCCTCCCATGTCCCGGAACTGGGCTTTTGGCGTATGGGGACAGTTTTCGGGCAATGGTTACTGGAAGGAGGTAAACAGTCATATATCGCCGAGAAGCCTGTATTACACTCAACTGGAGGAAAGACTGGGAGCACTTCCGTTTGATCCTTTCCTGATGGAACTGGGCACCGAGCCGTCTACCAGTCCCACCCCGGAACAGGCCGAAGCCCTTACGGCCCTGGCCGGAAAAAGCCCGATGGAATTGAAGGAATGGATCGATAGGGCGTCTTTCCGTAATCCCATTCCTGCAGGCCATCAAAAAGTAAAAAGTATAGACGATATCAACCGGAATACCGATCATGAACAGTCGCCCTCACCTCAAAAAATAACCATAATGAACGGCAGGATCGTATCCAACGGAAAACTGGTCACCGGCTCCCGGACCGATGTTCCCTGGTGGAGAGGCAGCCTCAGAAAGCGGGAGGTCGAAAGGGCCCGGCCGCACATCACCCGGTTTGTGCCCGGATACACCGGATTAGGATATACCGACAACCTCGATGAGGTGGTGGAATACATGAAAGACAGGAATATAGCTGCCATTGAACACAATTACGGCCTCTGGTACGAAAGGAGAAGGGACGACCACGAGCGTGTACGGCGTATCGATGACGAAGTCTGGCCCCCTTTTTACGAACAGCCTTTTGCAAGAAGCGGACAGGGCGAAGCCTGGGACAGGCTTAGCAAATACGACCTTACCAGATACAATCACTGGTACTGGTCGCGCCTGAAAACATTTGCCGACAAGGCCGAAACCGAAGTCAGGCTCCTCGTCCACCAGCAGTATTTTCAGCACAACATCCTGGAAGCCGGGGCACATTGGGCCGATTCCCCCTGGCGGCCGGCAAACAACATCAATAATACCGGATTCCCCGAACCACCGCCCTATGCCGGGGACAAACGCATATTCCTGGCAAAACAGTTCTACGACACCACGCATCCGGTAAGGAAAAAACTGCACAAACAATACATCCGGAAAGGACTGGAAAATTTTGCAGAAAACACCAATGTCATCCACCTGACCAGTGCCGAATACACCGGACCGCTCCATTTCATGCAATTCTGGCTGGATGTCATAAAGCATTGGGAAAAGGAAACCGCAAATAATGCCCTGATAGGCCTCAGTGCTACAAAAGATGTCCAGGATGCCATCCTCAAAGACCCGAAACGGTCAAAAACAGTAGATATCATAGACATCCGGTACTGGCACTATAAGGAAGACGGAAGTGCCTATGCCCCCGAAGGAGGAAAACACCTTGCTCCCAGGCAACATGCCCGCAAAACGGATACCGGAAAAGAAACGGCAGAGCAGGTTTACCGGGCGGTAAGGGAATACCGCTTAAAATACCCCGGTAAGGCAGTGATCTATTCCACCCATGCTGCCGGAAGGTTCGGATGGGCCGTGCTCATGGCCGGAGGCTCCCTGCCCGCCATCCCCGAAATAGACCTGCCGGAGTTCTACAAGGCACTTCCCGGAATGCAGATAGCCGATGAAAAAGGCGAAGGCCCCTGGAGGCTGGAAAAACCGGGAGAGCGTTATTTGTTCTGTTTCAGGGAGAAAGATGGGGTTCAACTCGATTTAAGTAATTATAAAGGTAAGTTCGAAGTTTACAGGATAAACCCGGATAATGGCGAGATCATGGAAAAAAACACGATACGGGGAGGCGAAACACAGCAGATCAATGCTCTTAAAACCGGACAAATTGTATTTGTAATAAAAACCTGA